The following proteins are encoded in a genomic region of Anaerolineae bacterium:
- a CDS encoding Carotenoid cis-trans isomerase: MQKQILIIGGGVAGLAAGCYAQMNGYRATIFEMHHLPGGLCTAWERKGYTFDGCIHYLFGSGEGQPFHDMWLELGAIQNRPMINHGEYQRITDGKNTLIVYCDPDQLQEHLCSLSPRDAPLIKQFCDGVRQFIRFDLSALYRKPRLLMNGIDWREFGSKMMPYLIPMMRWASLSAAEFASRFHHPFLRRAFAQMFSWEEAPLMMGMALLAYMYNRNAGFPQGGSLAFAQAIEKRFIELGGEILYNSQVEKILVENGQAKGIRLYNDEVYSGDVVISACDGRTTIFDLLEGKFINRQIQRMYDDHLPMHSMMQISLGLKRDLSEFPHWTTYLLERDILIAGEPRREIGIKHYCFDPSLAPPGKSVVEIIVRTHYPYWQHIYGRRIYDEEQRQVSDILRSYLEEWHPGINGDVEIVDEATPLSYERYTGNWQGSTCGFLLTKETMPMLIKGVAKTLPGLKNFYLTGQWVEPGGSVPLAASSGKNVIQLICAADGIPFTTH; encoded by the coding sequence ATGCAAAAACAAATTCTGATTATTGGTGGGGGAGTTGCGGGTTTAGCGGCAGGCTGCTATGCCCAAATGAACGGCTATCGAGCAACAATTTTCGAGATGCATCACTTGCCAGGCGGACTTTGCACAGCCTGGGAACGTAAAGGATACACTTTCGATGGATGTATCCACTACCTTTTCGGCTCTGGAGAAGGACAACCTTTCCACGACATGTGGCTCGAACTTGGCGCCATCCAAAACCGCCCGATGATCAATCATGGCGAGTATCAGCGAATCACCGATGGTAAAAATACCCTCATTGTCTATTGTGATCCCGACCAACTCCAGGAGCATCTCTGCAGCCTATCTCCTCGTGATGCACCTCTTATCAAACAATTTTGTGATGGGGTTCGTCAATTCATCCGCTTTGATCTCTCAGCCCTTTACCGGAAACCGCGCCTACTCATGAATGGAATAGATTGGCGTGAATTTGGGTCAAAGATGATGCCTTATTTAATCCCGATGATGAGATGGGCTTCATTGTCCGCTGCAGAGTTTGCCTCCCGTTTTCATCATCCTTTCTTACGCCGGGCTTTTGCGCAAATGTTCTCCTGGGAAGAAGCCCCGCTGATGATGGGGATGGCCTTGTTAGCCTACATGTACAATAGAAATGCTGGCTTTCCTCAAGGAGGTTCTCTTGCCTTTGCCCAGGCCATAGAAAAACGTTTTATTGAACTCGGAGGCGAAATTTTATACAATTCTCAGGTTGAGAAAATTCTCGTTGAAAACGGTCAGGCAAAGGGTATACGTCTCTATAATGATGAGGTGTATTCTGGGGATGTGGTCATCTCTGCCTGTGATGGACGCACAACAATTTTTGACCTGCTGGAAGGCAAATTTATCAACCGCCAGATTCAGCGCATGTATGATGATCATCTCCCCATGCACAGCATGATGCAAATCTCGCTAGGGTTAAAACGAGATTTGTCGGAATTTCCTCATTGGACAACGTATCTCCTGGAGCGGGATATCCTAATAGCTGGCGAACCACGTCGCGAGATCGGCATTAAGCATTATTGCTTCGATCCCAGCCTGGCACCACCTGGAAAGTCGGTGGTAGAAATCATCGTCCGCACCCATTATCCCTATTGGCAACACATTTACGGACGAAGGATCTATGACGAAGAACAACGCCAGGTCTCGGATATTCTGCGCAGCTATTTAGAGGAATGGCATCCCGGTATCAATGGCGATGTTGAGATCGTTGACGAAGCCACACCACTGAGTTATGAGCGATACACGGGAAACTGGCAGGGATCAACATGCGGTTTCTTGCTCACGAAAGAAACCATGCCCATGCTGATCAAGGGTGTCGCAAAAACCCTGCCGGGTTTGAAGAATTTTTATTTAACGGGACAATGGGTAGAACCAGGCGGTAGCGTTCCCCTGGCTGCCTCTTCTGGGAAAAATGTTATCCAGTTGATTTGTGCCGCTGATGGCATCCCTTTTACAACTCACTGA
- a CDS encoding DNA polymerase I — protein sequence MPPVLYLIDGHALAYRAYFALTRGNPEGFRTKSGEPTAGTFGFVSVLLRLLESEKPEYLAVAFDTGRTFRDEIYAEYKATRAKMPDDLSPQIDRIRQILDALHIPRLEVEGYEADDVLGSIARQAVEEGYAVKIITGDRDLLQLVDERIVVNLPGKTLAEAENYFPENVISYLGIAPHQIVDYKALVGDKSDNIPGVRGIGEKTAISLLQKYASLDEIYAHLAEIPETIRKKLIADQEMAYLSRKLATIVTDLNIPFQPEQARLGQFNIEQVEEIFRQLEFRTLMNRFREVAGLYGFKLPGNRTNGAQLSLFPVVQPAEVAIEVSASVLPYEIIESESALQALIEQLERASVVALDTETTATDAMRADLVGVSLAMDGEKGYYIPLGHHNHSEKQLPLERVLEALRKPLTDPKVQKIGHNLKYDFILLARHGLRVQPLTFDSMIAEWLCDPNSHNLGLKNLAWVRLNWQMTTIEELIGKGKKQLSMADVPVEQVAPYAAADAAVVFRLQPVLLKELEEKAARRLLEELEMPLVTVLADMEMMGICLDVQRLRELSQELEERMKGIEAQIYAAAGITFNLNSPPQLSDVLFNRLRIVPPNRNQRTATGFYSTRAGVLEELKGKHPVVDWILEYRELAKLKSTYLDALPQQVNPMTGRVHTSFNQTGSVTGRLASSEPNLQNIPVRSETGRQVRQAFVAAPGCVLVSADYSQVELRIVAHIAQDEAMLAAFRADQDIHAATAAAIYNVPIEAVTKEQRRHAKAINFGLIYGMSPFGLTRTTDLTLAEAENFVEAYFRQFPGVKAYLDRARLQAAQQGYVETLLGRRRYFPTLKTEKNPAIRNREEREAINAPIQGTAADIMKLAMIRVPRALNQQGLAARLILQVHDELLLECPENEALETARVVKEVMESAYPLCIPLKTETRYGKNWDALQPFEI from the coding sequence ATGCCCCCAGTTCTTTACTTGATTGATGGTCATGCATTGGCCTATCGGGCTTATTTTGCCTTAACCCGCGGCAATCCTGAAGGATTCCGCACGAAAAGTGGTGAACCAACTGCCGGAACCTTCGGCTTCGTCAGTGTGTTATTACGCTTGCTGGAAAGCGAGAAGCCAGAATACTTGGCGGTTGCCTTTGACACCGGACGTACCTTTCGAGATGAGATCTACGCCGAATATAAAGCCACTCGGGCAAAAATGCCTGACGATCTCAGCCCTCAGATCGACCGCATTCGGCAAATATTGGATGCTCTGCACATCCCCCGCCTTGAGGTGGAAGGCTATGAAGCGGATGATGTTTTAGGAAGCATTGCCAGACAGGCTGTCGAGGAAGGCTACGCAGTGAAGATTATTACCGGAGATCGCGACCTGCTTCAGTTAGTTGATGAGCGGATCGTGGTGAATTTGCCCGGTAAAACCCTCGCAGAGGCAGAGAATTATTTTCCGGAAAATGTCATCTCTTATTTAGGGATTGCTCCTCACCAGATTGTTGATTATAAAGCTCTGGTTGGGGATAAATCGGATAATATCCCCGGTGTACGCGGCATCGGTGAGAAGACAGCCATTTCACTGCTACAAAAATACGCCAGCCTGGATGAGATCTATGCCCATTTGGCTGAAATTCCGGAGACCATTCGCAAGAAGTTGATCGCCGATCAAGAGATGGCTTACCTGAGCCGTAAACTGGCGACGATTGTCACCGACTTAAACATTCCCTTTCAACCTGAGCAGGCTCGCCTGGGGCAGTTTAATATCGAGCAGGTTGAAGAAATCTTCCGCCAACTGGAGTTTCGAACGCTGATGAACCGCTTTCGGGAGGTAGCCGGGTTGTATGGCTTTAAGCTGCCAGGAAACCGCACAAATGGGGCTCAGCTTTCCCTTTTCCCGGTGGTTCAACCTGCCGAAGTTGCAATTGAGGTCTCTGCCTCTGTGTTGCCGTATGAGATTATTGAGAGCGAGTCCGCTCTGCAAGCGTTGATCGAGCAACTGGAGCGGGCCTCGGTTGTTGCTCTGGATACTGAAACGACCGCAACCGATGCCATGCGAGCCGATCTGGTCGGTGTGTCCCTGGCAATGGATGGAGAGAAAGGCTATTATATCCCCCTGGGACATCATAACCATTCCGAGAAACAGTTGCCGCTGGAGCGAGTTTTAGAAGCTCTCCGAAAACCGTTGACCGATCCAAAGGTGCAAAAAATCGGACATAATCTTAAATACGATTTTATCCTTCTTGCCCGGCATGGATTACGCGTTCAGCCACTCACGTTTGATAGCATGATCGCTGAATGGTTGTGCGACCCGAACTCTCATAATTTGGGTCTTAAAAACCTTGCCTGGGTGCGCTTGAACTGGCAAATGACGACCATCGAAGAACTGATCGGCAAGGGTAAGAAGCAACTCAGCATGGCGGACGTGCCAGTTGAACAGGTTGCGCCGTACGCAGCTGCCGATGCGGCAGTGGTCTTTCGCTTGCAACCTGTTTTATTAAAGGAACTGGAAGAGAAAGCAGCCCGCAGGCTCCTGGAAGAATTGGAGATGCCTCTGGTCACGGTGTTGGCTGATATGGAGATGATGGGTATCTGTCTGGATGTCCAACGCTTACGCGAACTCTCCCAGGAGTTGGAAGAGCGCATGAAGGGCATTGAGGCGCAGATATATGCGGCGGCCGGGATCACATTTAACTTGAATTCGCCACCTCAATTATCAGATGTCTTGTTCAACCGTTTGCGCATTGTTCCACCGAATCGCAATCAGCGCACAGCAACCGGCTTTTATTCCACTCGCGCTGGAGTCCTGGAAGAATTAAAAGGCAAACATCCAGTGGTGGATTGGATCCTGGAGTATCGAGAACTTGCCAAATTGAAGTCGACCTACCTGGATGCATTACCTCAGCAAGTGAATCCCATGACCGGACGCGTACACACATCCTTCAATCAGACTGGTTCAGTGACCGGACGTCTGGCTTCCTCCGAGCCGAACCTGCAAAATATCCCGGTGCGGAGCGAGACCGGGCGGCAGGTGCGCCAGGCATTTGTGGCTGCTCCCGGCTGTGTTTTGGTCTCGGCCGATTATTCTCAAGTTGAACTGCGCATTGTAGCGCATATTGCTCAAGACGAGGCGATGTTAGCGGCTTTTCGTGCTGATCAGGATATTCACGCGGCCACTGCCGCAGCCATTTACAATGTACCGATTGAAGCAGTGACGAAAGAACAGCGCCGGCATGCAAAAGCGATCAATTTCGGTTTGATCTACGGTATGAGCCCCTTTGGATTGACGCGCACGACTGACTTGACCCTGGCAGAAGCGGAAAACTTTGTCGAAGCTTATTTTCGCCAGTTTCCAGGTGTTAAAGCCTATCTGGATCGGGCGCGTTTACAGGCTGCCCAACAAGGCTATGTGGAGACCTTGCTGGGTAGAAGGCGATACTTTCCCACTTTAAAGACCGAGAAGAATCCCGCCATTCGCAACCGCGAGGAAAGGGAGGCGATCAATGCCCCTATCCAGGGTACGGCTGCGGATATTATGAAACTGGCGATGATTCGTGTCCCGCGCGCTCTGAATCAGCAGGGCTTAGCGGCACGGTTGATCTTGCAGGTCCATGATGAGTTGTTGCTCGAATGCCCCGAAAACGAGGCGCTCGAAACAGCTCGAGTGGTCAAAGAAGTAATGGAATCCGCTTATCCGCTCTGTATTCCCCTCAAAACCGAGACCCGCTACGGGAAGAATTGGGACGCTTTACAACCCTTTGAGATATAA